The sequence CGGGATCCTCTCCGCCTGGGAGGCCGTGAGCACCACCACATCGGGCCCGGCGCTGCCGGAGCTCTGCGGCTGCCAGAGGGCGTAGCCCGAGGCCTGCAGCCGCGGTCCCAGCGCTTGCGCCTCCGCCCCCAGCAGCCAGACGCTGGCCGGAGTCATGGCCGACCTTCGCGGCTGGCCATCGGCTCGTCGCCGGAGAGGGGCTCGAGCTCGTTGCCGGGCTTGGCCACGTGGGGAAGCCCCCAGCCCAGCTTGTTGCGCAGCACCTGGAAGAACTCGTGGTCATTGAGGCGCACGAAGCGGGCTGCATGCTCGCTGCGGCGGATCAGCACCCGGTCTTCCGGCCAGATGTAACAGCCGGCGCTGCCGTCGACCACCATCATCAGCCGCTCGGGGGTGGCCGGGAAGATCGTCACCGGTTCCCGGTCGCTGAACACCAGCGCCCGCGAGGCCAGCGAGTGAGGGGCGATCGGCGTGAGTTGCAGCACCGGGCAGTCGGGCGTGATCACCGGGCCGCCGGCCGAGAGGGCGTAGGCCGTGGAGCCTGTGGGGGTGGAGAGGATCACGCCGTCGGCGGCGATGTCCACCGGGGCGTGGCGGCCGATGGCGATCTCGAAGTGGCACATCGAGGTGAGCGGCTCGCGGTGCAGGGCCATCTCGTTGAGGCAGAGCACCTCCCAGCGCCGCTGCTCGCTGCGCAGCACGCTCACCACCTGAAGGGTGCGCTCCTCCACCGTCCAGCTGCCGGCGATCACCTGTTCGAGCACCTCGTCCAGCTGGTGCAGATAGGCCTCGGCCAGGAAGCC is a genomic window of Cyanobium sp. NS01 containing:
- a CDS encoding NAD(+) kinase; protein product: MPRVGLIVNDGKHLAVKTADAIEARLTASGREVLRVSSSGGMVGFANPDQQMRAKGYTACVPASFSEELELAIVLGGDGTVLSASRQTAPIGVPILTINTGHLGFLAEAYLHQLDEVLEQVIAGSWTVEERTLQVVSVLRSEQRRWEVLCLNEMALHREPLTSMCHFEIAIGRHAPVDIAADGVILSTPTGSTAYALSAGGPVITPDCPVLQLTPIAPHSLASRALVFSDREPVTIFPATPERLMMVVDGSAGCYIWPEDRVLIRRSEHAARFVRLNDHEFFQVLRNKLGWGLPHVAKPGNELEPLSGDEPMASREGRP